Proteins from a single region of Synechococcus sp. WH 8109:
- the panB gene encoding 3-methyl-2-oxobutanoate hydroxymethyltransferase encodes MRPSDLIRFKQKGQPIAVLTAWDSLSAALAEAAGADVLLIGDSLAMVALGHATTLPVSLEQMLHHSQAVARGLTAMPADQPLLVCDLPFLSYQCGEDRAMTAAGRLLKESSAAAVKLEGAEPEVVAVIDRLVRMGIPVMGHLGLTPQAVHRQGYRRQATDTISQERLVDQARTLEQKGCFSLVLEHVPADLARRVQQALTIPVIGIGAGDDCDGQVRVTADLLGLTAKQPPFSPALVDGRRLFIDALKGWVQQTRNNTLPTKGGITQAD; translated from the coding sequence ATGCGTCCTTCTGATCTGATCCGCTTCAAGCAGAAGGGCCAACCCATAGCCGTGCTTACCGCTTGGGACAGCCTCTCTGCAGCTCTGGCGGAAGCCGCCGGTGCAGACGTACTGCTGATCGGTGATTCACTGGCGATGGTGGCGCTGGGTCATGCCACAACACTCCCGGTGAGCCTGGAGCAGATGCTTCATCACAGCCAGGCGGTGGCCCGGGGATTGACGGCCATGCCCGCCGATCAGCCCCTGCTGGTCTGTGACCTGCCCTTTCTCAGCTACCAGTGCGGCGAAGACCGCGCCATGACTGCCGCAGGGCGTTTGTTGAAGGAGTCCAGCGCAGCGGCGGTGAAATTGGAGGGGGCGGAACCCGAGGTTGTCGCCGTGATCGACCGTTTGGTGCGCATGGGCATTCCCGTGATGGGGCATCTGGGCCTCACCCCCCAGGCCGTGCATCGTCAGGGGTACCGGCGCCAGGCCACGGACACCATCAGCCAGGAACGACTGGTAGATCAGGCGCGCACCCTCGAGCAGAAGGGCTGCTTCTCCCTGGTACTGGAACATGTTCCTGCGGATCTGGCGCGCCGGGTGCAGCAGGCCCTGACCATCCCGGTGATCGGCATCGGGGCAGGTGACGACTGCGACGGCCAGGTGCGCGTCACCGCAGACCTGCTGGGGCTCACCGCCAAACAACCTCCCTTCAGCCCAGCGCTGGTGGATGGCCGCCGCCTGTTCATCGACGCGTTGAAGGGTTGGGTCCAACAGACCCGGAACAACACTCTTCCCACCAAAGGGGGGATCACCCAAGCCGATTAG
- a CDS encoding mandelate racemase/muconate lactonizing enzyme family protein, giving the protein MGWALTRFSLTKAVPLTISRGTTAAVVRLELRLECDGLVGRGETGGFETGHRAFALEAVEQELLGLLPQLESLDPHRPQRFEPLLASLSPPARCAIDLALWDWHGQRLGHPLWRLWGLSPAEGVATSVTLGLASVDAVLDRLERWWIQLPATRVKLKLGSPDGLDHDLSLLGAVAQAIADRSQRQGVAIELQVDANGGWTMNQARRMLEPLAAHQVVLLEQPLAPDLDPTQDTAGFAALHPHCPMALVADESCWDLEDLLRLAPVVDGVNLKLLKTGGLSQALLMAQVAHKKELDLMVGCYSDSSLLNGAAAQILPLIRWPDLDSHLNLVDDPFVGLELQDDRLRPSAMAGLGIRQAGGTAAL; this is encoded by the coding sequence ATGGGCTGGGCCCTCACACGGTTTTCGCTCACCAAGGCCGTCCCCCTCACGATCAGCCGGGGCACCACAGCTGCCGTGGTGCGGTTGGAGCTCAGGTTGGAATGTGATGGGCTGGTCGGCCGCGGCGAGACCGGTGGATTTGAGACCGGCCACCGAGCCTTTGCCCTGGAGGCTGTGGAACAGGAACTGCTGGGGCTTTTGCCGCAACTGGAATCTCTGGATCCCCACCGTCCGCAACGGTTCGAGCCACTGCTTGCATCCCTGAGTCCCCCTGCCCGTTGTGCCATCGACCTGGCCTTGTGGGACTGGCATGGGCAACGGCTCGGCCATCCGCTGTGGCGGCTTTGGGGGTTGTCTCCAGCCGAGGGTGTGGCCACCAGCGTCACCCTGGGACTGGCTTCTGTAGATGCCGTGTTGGATCGTCTCGAACGTTGGTGGATACAGCTGCCGGCGACGCGGGTGAAGCTCAAGCTGGGCAGCCCCGACGGCTTGGACCACGACCTCAGTCTGTTGGGGGCGGTGGCCCAGGCCATCGCGGATCGATCCCAGCGGCAGGGTGTGGCCATCGAACTTCAGGTCGATGCCAACGGCGGATGGACCATGAATCAGGCCAGACGAATGCTGGAGCCCCTGGCCGCACACCAGGTGGTGCTGCTGGAGCAGCCTCTGGCTCCCGATCTGGATCCCACGCAGGACACAGCGGGATTCGCGGCGCTGCACCCGCACTGTCCGATGGCCTTGGTGGCGGATGAAAGTTGCTGGGATCTGGAGGATCTGCTGCGCCTGGCTCCAGTGGTGGATGGCGTGAATCTCAAGCTGCTGAAGACCGGGGGGCTCAGTCAGGCCTTGTTAATGGCGCAAGTGGCGCATAAGAAGGAGCTGGACCTGATGGTGGGTTGCTACTCCGACAGTTCGTTGTTGAACGGTGCAGCGGCCCAGATCTTGCCTCTGATCCGTTGGCCGGATCTCGACAGCCATCTCAACTTGGTGGATGACCCCTTTGTTGGCCTTGAGTTGCAGGACGATCGTCTGCGGCCTTCGGCGATGGCTGGATTGGGGATCCGCCAGGCAGGAGGCACAGCAGCGTTATGA
- the miaB gene encoding tRNA (N6-isopentenyl adenosine(37)-C2)-methylthiotransferase MiaB — protein sequence MVASAPLATDATANPQRGSYWITTFGCQMNKADSERMAGILEAMGYREASAELDADLVLYNTCTIRDNAEQKVYSYLGRQAQRKRSNPNLTLVVAGCVAQQEGESLLRRVPELDLVMGPQHANRLETLLLQVDSGQQVVATEDHHILEDITTARRDSSICGWVNVIYGCNERCTYCVVPSVRGKEQSRLPEAIKLEMEGLAAQGYKEITLLGQNIDAYGRDLPGITPEGRRQHTLTDLLHHVHDVEGIERIRFATSHPRYFTERLIDACADLPKLCEHFHIPFQSGDNDVLQAMARGYTVERYRRIIDRIRERMPDASLSADVIVAFPGETDAQYRRTLHLIEEIGFDQVNTAAYSPRPNTPAANWENQLPEEVKVERLREINALVERCARKANTRYEGRTEEVLAEGINPKAPSQLMGRTRTNRLTFFSSTGADGRAYKAGDLVEVRIDEVRSFSLSGSPLPH from the coding sequence TTGGTCGCCTCCGCCCCCCTCGCCACTGACGCCACCGCCAACCCCCAGCGTGGCAGCTACTGGATCACCACGTTCGGCTGCCAAATGAACAAGGCGGATTCCGAACGGATGGCGGGAATCCTGGAGGCCATGGGCTATCGGGAGGCTTCAGCCGAACTGGATGCCGATTTGGTGCTCTACAACACCTGCACCATCCGGGACAACGCCGAGCAGAAGGTTTACAGCTACCTCGGCAGACAGGCCCAGAGGAAACGCAGCAACCCCAATCTCACCCTGGTGGTGGCGGGCTGCGTTGCTCAGCAGGAGGGTGAATCACTGCTCCGACGGGTGCCGGAGCTGGATCTGGTGATGGGACCGCAGCACGCCAATCGGCTTGAAACCCTTCTGCTGCAGGTAGACAGCGGTCAGCAGGTGGTCGCCACCGAAGACCACCACATCCTTGAAGACATCACCACGGCCCGCCGGGACAGCAGCATCTGCGGCTGGGTGAACGTGATCTACGGCTGCAACGAACGTTGCACCTACTGCGTGGTGCCCTCCGTGCGAGGCAAAGAACAATCACGGCTGCCCGAAGCGATCAAGCTGGAAATGGAGGGTCTTGCCGCCCAGGGCTACAAGGAAATCACTCTTCTCGGCCAGAACATTGATGCCTACGGCCGGGATCTGCCGGGCATCACGCCGGAGGGTCGCCGCCAACACACCCTCACGGATCTGCTCCATCACGTCCACGACGTGGAGGGCATTGAACGGATCCGTTTTGCCACCAGCCATCCGCGCTACTTCACCGAGCGGCTGATCGATGCCTGTGCCGACCTGCCCAAGCTCTGCGAACACTTCCACATTCCGTTTCAGAGCGGGGACAACGACGTGTTGCAGGCAATGGCCCGGGGCTACACCGTTGAGCGCTACCGGCGGATCATCGACCGCATCCGTGAGCGCATGCCCGATGCCTCCCTCAGTGCCGATGTGATCGTTGCCTTCCCTGGCGAAACCGATGCGCAGTACCGCCGCACCCTCCATCTGATTGAAGAGATCGGTTTCGATCAGGTGAACACAGCGGCCTATTCACCACGGCCCAATACCCCTGCAGCCAATTGGGAAAACCAGTTGCCGGAGGAGGTGAAGGTGGAACGCCTGCGCGAAATCAATGCTCTGGTGGAACGCTGCGCCCGCAAGGCCAATACCCGCTACGAGGGGCGCACGGAAGAAGTGCTTGCGGAGGGCATCAACCCCAAGGCCCCATCGCAGCTGATGGGGCGAACCCGCACCAATCGCCTGACCTTCTTCAGCTCCACCGGAGCAGATGGTCGTGCCTACAAAGCGGGCGATCTAGTGGAGGTGCGCATCGATGAGGTGCGCTCCTTTTCACTCAGCGGCAGCCCCCTGCCCCACTGA
- a CDS encoding ATP-dependent Clp protease proteolytic subunit: MTTSAPYYGDSAVMRTPPPDLPSLLLKERIVYLGLPLFSDDDAKRQMGIDVTELIIAQLLYLEFDNPEKPIYFYINSTGTSWYSGDAIGFETEAFAICDTLRYVKPPVHTICIGQAMGTAAVILSAGTKGQRAALPHSSIVLHQPRSGARGQATDIQIRAKEVLHNKQAMLEILSTNTGRSVEDLSNDSDRMSYLTPQQAVEYGLIDRVLSSRKDLPGNPPV, translated from the coding sequence ATGACAACTTCGGCCCCGTACTACGGCGACAGCGCCGTGATGCGCACACCACCTCCAGACCTTCCGTCACTCCTGCTCAAGGAGCGAATCGTCTATTTGGGCTTGCCCCTGTTCTCTGACGACGACGCCAAGCGTCAGATGGGCATCGACGTGACCGAGCTGATCATCGCTCAGCTGCTCTATCTGGAGTTCGACAACCCAGAGAAGCCGATTTACTTCTATATCAACTCCACAGGCACCAGCTGGTACTCGGGGGATGCCATCGGATTCGAGACCGAAGCCTTCGCCATCTGCGACACCCTCCGCTACGTGAAGCCTCCCGTGCACACCATCTGCATCGGCCAGGCCATGGGCACGGCGGCGGTAATCCTTTCGGCAGGGACCAAAGGTCAACGGGCCGCATTGCCTCACTCCTCCATCGTTCTGCACCAGCCCCGCAGCGGCGCCCGCGGTCAGGCGACGGACATCCAGATCCGGGCCAAAGAAGTGCTGCACAACAAGCAGGCGATGCTCGAGATCCTCTCTACCAACACAGGTCGTTCTGTGGAGGACCTGAGCAATGACTCCGACCGGATGAGCTACCTCACCCCTCAACAAGCTGTTGAGTACGGACTGATCGACCGCGTGCTCAGCAGCCGCAAGGACCTGCCTGGCAATCCCCCCGTCTGA
- the ftsZ gene encoding cell division protein FtsZ, whose translation MEMVSGSGSFTAAGIQPSQSARIEVIGVGGGGSNAVNRMILSDLEGVGYRVLNTDAQALIQSQAQQRLQLGQTLTRGLGAGGNPTIGQKAAEESRTDLHDALQGSDLVFIAAGMGGGTGTGAAPVVAEVAREVGALTVGIVTKPFSFEGRRRMRQADEGIARLAEHVDTLIVIPNDRLRDAIGGSPLQEAFRSADDVLRMGVKGISDIITCPGLVNVDFADVRSVMTEAGTALLGIGIGSGRSRAVEAAQAAIASPLLETERIDGAKGCVINISGGKDMTLEDMTTASEVIYDVVDPEANIIVGAVVDEALEGEIHVTVIATGFENKQPYRSERSRSVPGILNRGEPEENGARIPEFLRRRQQQDNSTL comes from the coding sequence ATGGAGATGGTGAGCGGCTCAGGGTCTTTCACGGCAGCTGGTATCCAGCCCAGCCAGTCCGCCCGCATCGAGGTCATCGGCGTTGGAGGTGGCGGCAGCAATGCCGTCAACCGAATGATCCTCAGCGACCTTGAGGGTGTTGGTTACCGCGTTCTCAACACCGATGCGCAGGCCCTGATCCAGTCGCAGGCCCAGCAACGGCTGCAGTTGGGGCAGACCCTGACCCGCGGACTGGGTGCAGGCGGCAATCCCACCATCGGTCAGAAGGCAGCTGAGGAATCCCGCACAGATCTGCACGATGCGCTGCAAGGCTCTGATCTGGTGTTCATTGCCGCTGGTATGGGCGGTGGAACGGGAACTGGTGCAGCACCGGTGGTGGCCGAAGTAGCTCGTGAAGTCGGTGCTCTCACCGTGGGCATCGTGACCAAGCCGTTCAGCTTCGAGGGCCGTCGTCGCATGCGTCAGGCCGACGAAGGCATCGCTCGGTTGGCGGAACACGTGGACACCCTGATCGTGATCCCCAACGACCGTCTGCGTGATGCCATCGGCGGATCACCTCTTCAGGAAGCCTTCCGGAGTGCGGACGACGTTCTGCGCATGGGCGTCAAAGGCATCAGCGACATCATCACCTGCCCGGGCTTGGTAAACGTTGACTTTGCTGACGTTCGCTCCGTGATGACCGAAGCAGGCACAGCACTGCTGGGCATTGGCATCGGTTCCGGTCGCTCGAGAGCCGTGGAGGCTGCCCAAGCTGCGATCGCCAGCCCTCTGCTGGAAACCGAGCGCATCGATGGCGCCAAGGGCTGTGTGATCAACATCAGCGGCGGAAAGGACATGACCCTGGAAGACATGACCACTGCTTCCGAGGTGATCTACGACGTTGTCGACCCCGAAGCGAACATCATCGTGGGCGCTGTGGTGGATGAGGCTCTCGAAGGCGAGATCCACGTCACGGTGATTGCCACAGGCTTCGAGAACAAACAGCCTTACCGCAGCGAGCGCAGCCGCTCCGTGCCCGGAATCCTGAATCGTGGGGAACCCGAAGAGAACGGCGCCCGCATTCCTGAATTCCTGCGTCGCCGTCAGCAACAGGACAACAGCACGTTGTAA
- a CDS encoding ATP-dependent Clp protease proteolytic subunit, producing the protein MPIGTPSVPYRLPGSQMERWVDIYTRLGVERILFLGSEVNDGIANSLVAQMLYLDSEDSSKPIYLYINSPGGSVTAGLAIYDTIQYVKSEVVTICVGLAASMGAFLLAAGTKGKRVALPHSRIMIHQPLGGTSRRQASDIEIEAREILRMKEMLNRSLADMSGQSFEKIEKDTDRDYFLSAEEAKEYGLIDRVISHPNEA; encoded by the coding sequence ATGCCGATCGGTACCCCCAGCGTTCCCTACCGCCTGCCCGGCAGCCAGATGGAGCGCTGGGTCGACATCTACACCCGTCTCGGAGTGGAGAGGATTCTCTTCCTTGGCTCTGAGGTCAATGACGGCATCGCCAACAGCCTGGTGGCCCAGATGCTCTATCTCGACTCGGAAGACAGCAGCAAGCCGATCTACCTGTACATCAACTCCCCCGGCGGCTCCGTCACAGCTGGACTGGCGATCTACGACACCATCCAGTACGTCAAGAGCGAGGTGGTGACCATCTGCGTTGGCCTTGCTGCATCCATGGGTGCCTTTCTTCTCGCCGCTGGCACCAAGGGTAAGCGGGTCGCCTTGCCCCACAGCCGGATCATGATTCACCAGCCCCTTGGCGGCACCAGCCGTCGCCAGGCCAGTGACATCGAAATCGAAGCACGGGAGATCCTGCGGATGAAGGAGATGCTCAACCGCTCCCTGGCCGATATGAGTGGCCAGAGCTTCGAGAAGATCGAGAAGGACACCGACCGGGACTACTTCCTCAGCGCTGAAGAAGCCAAGGAATACGGCCTGATCGACCGCGTCATATCCCATCCGAACGAGGCCTGA
- a CDS encoding D-alanine--D-alanine ligase family protein has protein sequence MPSSPTTIGLVFGGRSGEHNVSIRSAATVVRGLRSGQNRKRYTVQPIYIDLEGRWWGTDLSEATLSSETAPELNPPLPPSGFQGFPKGCDAVDLWYPVLHGPNGEDGTIQGLFQLTGKPFVGAGVLGSAVSMDKLAMKSAFASAGLSQVPYVALHASELENAISRSALLDRIERELNYPYFVKPANLGSSVGISKVRSRKELEAGLDQAAALDPRLVVEQGVNAREVECAVLGGRMLEASLIGEVRFDADWYDYETKYTAGRSTTLIPAPLPDEVADRIRAQALQACAAVGVNGMGRVDFFYDDANDQLWINEINTLPGFTAQSMFPMLWAASGVTVEQLVHKLIQTAGE, from the coding sequence ATGCCGTCCAGTCCCACCACGATCGGGCTCGTCTTTGGAGGCCGCTCTGGAGAGCACAACGTGTCGATCCGATCAGCGGCGACCGTCGTCCGAGGTCTGCGCAGCGGGCAAAACCGAAAGCGATATACGGTGCAGCCGATCTACATCGACCTTGAGGGTCGCTGGTGGGGAACGGATCTGTCCGAGGCAACCCTGTCCTCCGAAACCGCACCGGAGCTCAACCCACCTCTGCCCCCCTCAGGATTCCAGGGATTCCCGAAGGGATGTGATGCGGTCGACCTCTGGTACCCGGTGCTGCATGGTCCCAATGGAGAGGACGGCACCATTCAGGGGTTGTTCCAGCTGACCGGCAAACCATTCGTGGGCGCCGGCGTGCTCGGCTCAGCCGTCAGCATGGACAAGCTGGCTATGAAATCTGCCTTCGCCAGCGCCGGGCTATCCCAGGTGCCATATGTGGCCCTTCACGCGTCCGAACTCGAGAACGCCATCAGCCGATCGGCCCTCTTGGATCGGATTGAACGCGAACTGAACTACCCCTACTTTGTGAAGCCCGCCAATCTCGGCTCCTCTGTGGGCATCAGCAAGGTGCGTTCCCGCAAAGAACTGGAAGCAGGCCTCGACCAGGCTGCAGCGCTCGATCCAAGGCTGGTGGTGGAGCAGGGCGTCAACGCCCGAGAGGTGGAATGCGCAGTCCTGGGGGGACGCATGCTCGAAGCGTCGTTGATCGGTGAGGTTCGGTTTGATGCGGACTGGTACGACTACGAGACGAAATACACCGCAGGGCGCAGCACCACGCTGATTCCAGCTCCCCTGCCGGATGAAGTGGCTGACCGCATCCGCGCCCAGGCCCTGCAGGCCTGCGCTGCCGTGGGCGTCAACGGCATGGGTCGGGTGGATTTCTTCTACGACGACGCCAACGATCAGCTCTGGATCAACGAAATCAACACCCTGCCTGGTTTCACGGCCCAGAGCATGTTCCCGATGCTCTGGGCGGCCAGCGGCGTAACAGTCGAACAGCTGGTGCACAAACTGATCCAAACCGCAGGAGAATGA
- a CDS encoding PIN/TRAM domain-containing protein: MVDPLILLLFVVSGAAAGWMGIHLLPDGLVSATTNAEQLRLQLSGAGGGIGLIAGLVFKKLRVRLMQQVRTMPTDLLVSRAVGLILGLLVANLLLLPVLLLPFSGGIVLLKPLLAVVSNVFFGILGSNLAEVHGRTLLRLFNPASTEALLVADGVLTPATAKILDTSVIIDGRIRGMLACGLLEGQVIVAESVIDEMQQLSDSTNIEKRAKGRRGLKLLKDLRETYGRRLVINSTRYDGKGTDDRLLQLASDTGGTLVTADFNLAQVAQVKDLKVMNLSELVIALRPEVQPGDELKLKIVREGKEDSQGVGYLDDGTMVVVNEAKSLIGQRKPVVVTGALQTPTGRMVFARLNENDASTDTKPSTKSKSQGKPAKTSNRKPADPG, from the coding sequence ATGGTGGATCCGCTCATCCTGCTTCTGTTTGTTGTTTCCGGTGCAGCTGCCGGGTGGATGGGGATTCACTTACTGCCCGACGGCTTGGTGAGTGCAACCACCAATGCTGAACAGTTGCGTCTACAGCTCAGCGGAGCTGGCGGTGGCATTGGCTTGATCGCAGGCCTGGTGTTCAAAAAGCTGCGGGTGCGCCTGATGCAACAGGTGCGCACCATGCCCACCGATCTGCTGGTGAGCCGGGCTGTCGGCCTAATCCTGGGGCTGCTGGTGGCCAACCTGCTGCTGCTGCCTGTTCTGCTGCTTCCATTCTCCGGAGGAATTGTTCTGCTCAAACCCCTTCTGGCGGTGGTGAGCAATGTCTTTTTTGGAATTCTGGGAAGCAACCTGGCGGAAGTTCACGGTCGCACGCTGCTGCGCCTGTTCAATCCCGCGAGCACGGAGGCGCTGCTGGTGGCTGATGGGGTGCTGACTCCCGCCACGGCCAAGATCCTGGACACCAGCGTGATCATCGATGGCCGGATCCGCGGCATGCTCGCCTGCGGATTGCTTGAGGGGCAGGTGATCGTTGCCGAATCAGTGATCGATGAGATGCAGCAGCTGTCGGATTCCACCAACATCGAAAAGCGAGCCAAGGGCCGACGTGGCCTGAAGCTTCTGAAGGATCTGCGGGAAACCTACGGGCGGCGGTTAGTGATCAACAGCACCCGTTACGACGGCAAGGGAACTGACGACCGACTGCTGCAGTTGGCATCTGACACCGGCGGCACGCTGGTGACCGCAGACTTCAACCTGGCGCAGGTAGCCCAGGTCAAAGACCTAAAGGTGATGAATCTGAGTGAACTGGTGATCGCGTTGCGGCCTGAAGTGCAACCCGGCGACGAGCTCAAACTCAAGATCGTGCGTGAGGGGAAAGAGGACAGCCAGGGTGTCGGCTACCTCGATGACGGAACAATGGTGGTGGTCAACGAGGCGAAATCGCTAATCGGCCAACGCAAACCGGTGGTGGTGACCGGTGCCTTGCAAACCCCAACCGGCCGCATGGTGTTTGCACGGTTGAACGAGAACGATGCATCAACCGACACCAAGCCTTCAACCAAATCGAAAAGTCAGGGAAAACCGGCCAAAACCAGCAACCGCAAGCCCGCTGACCCCGGCTAG
- the hemW gene encoding radical SAM family heme chaperone HemW, whose amino-acid sequence MPYPIPPRSAYLHIPFCHRRCYYCDFAVVPLGDQARADHGPGSRSIREYLSLLHREIASAPGGPPLSTVYIGGGTPSLLCPDQIGALIDALANKFGLQPGAEITLEMDPATFDAAQLASVLAHGVNRISLGGQSFDDAVLEQLGRRHRQSDLHAAIDWLVQAWRDGVLRSWSLDLIQNLPEQTLAGWNAQLDQAIASQAPHLSIYDLSVEPGTVFDRQRTLGRLKLPKDDLAVALMERTTQRLAAAGLSRYEISNYARPGHASRHNRVYWSGAGWWGFGMGATSAPWGVRLARPRTRAAYAEWLDHPPEESIAEAGLPLDDQLLVGLRRREGVILQGLDAESLLRRWQPFVERGWLQQRAGRWCLADPEGMALSNQVLIEVILWWEEVLEEQSQSQQAI is encoded by the coding sequence ATGCCTTATCCCATCCCGCCCCGCAGCGCCTACCTCCACATTCCCTTCTGCCACCGGCGCTGTTACTACTGCGATTTCGCCGTGGTTCCCCTGGGGGACCAGGCCCGCGCCGACCACGGGCCTGGCAGTCGCTCGATCCGTGAGTACCTGAGCCTGCTGCATCGGGAAATCGCCTCTGCCCCAGGGGGTCCTCCCTTATCCACTGTGTATATCGGCGGGGGAACGCCATCGCTGTTGTGCCCCGATCAGATCGGAGCACTGATCGATGCCTTGGCCAACAAATTCGGTCTTCAACCAGGTGCGGAAATCACCCTAGAGATGGATCCGGCGACCTTTGACGCCGCGCAGTTGGCCTCCGTTCTGGCCCATGGCGTGAACCGCATCAGCCTGGGGGGGCAGAGCTTTGATGATGCTGTGCTCGAGCAGCTGGGGCGTCGGCATCGCCAGAGCGACCTCCATGCGGCGATCGACTGGCTGGTTCAGGCTTGGCGCGATGGCGTGCTTCGGTCCTGGAGTCTCGATCTCATCCAGAACCTCCCGGAGCAGACCCTGGCCGGGTGGAATGCGCAGTTGGATCAGGCCATTGCCAGTCAGGCTCCCCATCTCTCGATTTACGACCTCTCGGTGGAGCCGGGCACGGTGTTTGATCGCCAACGAACGCTTGGACGGTTGAAGCTGCCAAAGGACGACCTTGCCGTTGCCTTGATGGAGCGGACCACGCAACGGCTGGCGGCTGCTGGACTCAGTCGCTACGAGATTTCGAACTACGCCCGTCCGGGTCATGCCTCTCGTCACAACCGGGTGTACTGGAGCGGTGCCGGTTGGTGGGGTTTTGGCATGGGAGCGACATCAGCACCCTGGGGGGTGCGTTTGGCACGACCACGCACCCGCGCCGCTTACGCGGAATGGCTGGACCACCCTCCTGAGGAATCAATCGCCGAGGCTGGTCTCCCCCTTGATGATCAATTGCTGGTTGGTCTGCGGCGCCGGGAAGGGGTGATCCTTCAAGGTCTTGATGCCGAGTCCCTATTGCGCCGTTGGCAACCGTTCGTTGAGCGTGGATGGCTGCAGCAGCGGGCAGGCCGTTGGTGTCTTGCCGACCCCGAGGGCATGGCCCTCAGCAATCAGGTGCTGATTGAGGTGATTCTGTGGTGGGAAGAGGTTTTAGAAGAACAAAGCCAGTCACAGCAAGCGATCTAA
- a CDS encoding cell division protein FtsQ/DivIB produces MRPVSRVSTNNKSCQRPVSAQVARRRDLRRQRRQTFLLQLWRFVALLLLSGGFSWILLRHGWTLRSPEAVILTGGTALETNQVIEAAKLRFPAPLLEVSPRELEQQLVRELPVHSAHVQRGMLPARLVISLKPEIPIARAERRGPAGRERGLLNAAGEWIPLSDAVAEPLTDIMVRGWNGPQRGQVAALLKQRNRFAGMLKAIVLDPDGNISLITTALGRIDLGGEPALLNAQIEMIFHLNKTLPKHLRQAHHSSLDLSNPERPELQLPATPAPKQVKTES; encoded by the coding sequence ATGCGACCTGTGAGCCGGGTCTCGACCAACAACAAATCCTGCCAACGGCCGGTTTCCGCTCAGGTCGCCCGGCGCCGGGACTTGCGCCGGCAGCGCCGCCAGACATTTTTGCTCCAGCTCTGGCGCTTTGTGGCCTTGCTGCTTCTCAGTGGCGGATTCAGCTGGATCTTGCTGCGCCATGGCTGGACGCTGCGGAGCCCTGAGGCAGTCATCCTGACCGGCGGTACGGCCCTTGAGACCAATCAGGTGATCGAGGCGGCCAAGCTGCGCTTTCCCGCACCCCTGCTGGAGGTGAGTCCGAGGGAACTGGAACAACAGCTGGTCAGGGAATTACCAGTTCACAGCGCTCACGTGCAGCGCGGGATGCTCCCCGCTCGCCTAGTCATCAGCCTGAAGCCGGAGATTCCAATCGCACGTGCTGAGCGTCGGGGACCCGCTGGACGGGAACGGGGGCTGCTCAACGCCGCAGGCGAATGGATTCCCCTGAGCGACGCCGTAGCAGAACCGCTCACAGACATCATGGTGCGCGGCTGGAATGGCCCGCAACGCGGTCAGGTCGCTGCGTTGCTGAAACAACGGAATCGCTTCGCGGGGATGCTGAAAGCCATCGTGCTTGATCCCGACGGCAACATCAGTCTGATCACCACTGCACTGGGCCGGATCGATCTCGGCGGCGAACCGGCCCTTCTGAATGCCCAGATCGAAATGATCTTCCATCTAAACAAGACATTACCGAAGCACCTGCGCCAGGCCCATCACAGCAGCCTTGATCTCAGCAATCCGGAGCGCCCGGAACTGCAACTGCCGGCTACACCCGCCCCCAAGCAGGTCAAAACTGAATCCTGA